One stretch of Plasmodium vivax chromosome 8, whole genome shotgun sequence DNA includes these proteins:
- a CDS encoding regulator of nonsense transcripts, putative (encoded by transcript PVX_094465A), whose protein sequence is MENTFDYNQIDVDDFDDFYNFCTLKGKKKNGKKIAEQFFQTGGESGADVVDGGEGGEDGTDNSSVDTTTVYKEGSKKSRPTGKKSKPARRTRNASHEKRLDDVQGEEEDHLMGRRALELDHRYGYVDDGLHESGGDIALEDESLAEERIAKYGKTDAWNNLGCKKKKKKNQQRDTQNMGFNNPHSNHNEKGHSLQERSSCGDRTSNRYVSLPREDYEQDKKKMYEDYNARGKYPRECSQYSNSNCDSYSYSVDMACASKGNKEKPKYFRCRYCEMDSVDSVVQCNTCNRWFCNGSYGTCGSHIVTHLVRSKHKEIKLHKKSLLGETILECYNCGCKNVFLLGFLPTPEEGVVVIICRDPCLARCISLSGRGEAEQERVTQEGGKQTDGQPADGPQADGPQAYGQQADAPQTDGPQANGKGHPAELKDPPEREPKEKKKGLPYEHFHGEDDPISTDEDDVASTKEDTNMVKNKGYLSSDDFGYTSEQEKGSSAGGSSLNRFAAKKGQNGKEKTEQTEQTEQTEQDVKSKDSEDASNYCATVGNNLKELIKMKDWDLNKWQPVIEDRCLLDWLVNIPTAEEAERKGKRTTSYNVNKLEELWKNKKDVYIDELDGEILNDEPVKVELRYEDAYHYQSIFAPLIQLEADYDKSIKEGQKQANVTVRWDIGLNKKRYAHFIYVKEESELRLVAGDELKLSYTYPNGTVWSCEGHISRIHNTEEIALELRTSSTANGPWVNNITTGYAVEFVWKSTAYDRMQLALNEFAQNSYSLSGYLYHKLLGHEVSEESLNYYKTALSSQVHGKRSPPRIVNYSAPNLAALNHSQIDAIKKSLVSPLSLIQGPPGTGKTLTCATLVYHLSKTKMGKVLVTAPSNVAVDQLSVRIHKTGLKVVRLCAKSREYVPSIADYLYLHNQMKLLKSDIGEELNKLLELKEEVGELSQKDERRLKKLIFFAEYKILLEADVICTTCVGAMDKRLKRFRFSQVLVDEATQSTEPECLVPLVTGAKQIVLVGDHCQLGPIIVCKKAANAGLGKSLFERLVMLGITPFRLEVQYRMHPALSEFPSYVFYDGCLQNGITLKEREYPLKDFPWPNPKCPMFFYNSTGLEEMSASGTSYLNRAEASNMEKLVRTLISCGLKPTQIGVITPYEGQRAYITSLFQKNISYQHSTEIEVASVDAFQGREKDFILLSCVRSNKKLGIGFLNDPRRLNVALTRAKYGLIICGNAKVLSRHHVMIKKMHNSNETITNVNSVWINLLSQFKKKELIVEGCLSNLKPMNIHIPTPMKQPSRYINFSYFLPSERPPRAGAFPGRGSGRSGRSGRSGRSGRSGGSDSSGGSGESDGSLPGSGDGKTQSSNTFMHMNTSNLSYCSDAVMNKEFLSYMHQRQVGGAKQGVKSYVNNLSQLSQFNEDSIVNKNSPSDSFPNYEPAPSLSHSTKSYANPNFLCYSNSGLSEDRNHVANHLVDSSFRENFGGGSFVRNSDLFPYQFYYGNDRDASSLHNGQGSHGSHHTRKPRIAGGHHGEIKQKLANTADVRRYRNRNV, encoded by the coding sequence ATGGAGAACACGTTCGACTACAACCAAATTGATGTGGACGATTTTGACGACTTTTACAATTTCTGCACtctgaaggggaaaaaaaaaaatgggaaaaaaattgccgaGCAGTTTTTCCAGACGGGTGGAGAAAGCGGGGCAGACGTGGTGGACGGCGGAGAGGGCGGCGAAGACGGCACGGATAACTCCTCCGTAGACACCACCACCGTGTACAAAGAAGGAAGCAAGAAAAGTAGGCCCACTGGAAAGAAGAGCAAACCAGCACGACGGACTCGCAACGCTTCGCATGAGAAGAGGCTGGATGATGTGcagggagaggaagaggaccACCTGATGGGGAGGAGAGCTCTCGAATTGGACCACAGATACGGATACGTAGATGATGGCCTTCACGAAAGCGGTGGTGACATCGCACTGGAGGATGAAAGTTTGGCAGAGGAGCGCATTGCTAAGTATGGTAAAACTGACGCGTGGAATAACTtgggatgcaaaaaaaaaaaaaaaaaaaaccaacaGAGGGATACACAAAACATGGGCTTCAACAACCCACACAGTAACCATAACGAGAAGGGGCACTCCCTCCAGGAGAGAAGCAGCTGTGGGGACCGAACGTCCAACAGGTATGTTAGCTTGCCCAGGGAGGACTACGAacaggataaaaaaaaaatgtacgaaGATTACAATGCCAGGGGGAAGTACCCAAGGGAGTGCAGCCAGTACTCCAACAGCAACTGCGATAGTTACAGCTATAGTGTTGACATGGCATGCGCCAGTAAGGGGAATAAAGAAAAgccaaaatattttcgaTGCCGTTACTGTGAAATGGATTCTGTGGACAGTGTGGTTCAGTGCAACACGTGCAATCGATGGTTCTGCAATGGGTCCTATGGCACGTGTGGCAGCCACATCGTCACGCACCTGGTGAGGTCCAAGCACAAGGAGATTAAGCTTCATAAGAAGAGCCTGCTGGGTGAAACCATCCTGGAGTGCTACAACTGCGGGTGCAAGAATGTGTTTTTGCTGGGGTTCCTACCCACGCCTGAGGAGGGGGTCGTCGTCATCATATGCAGGGATCCGTGCTTGGCCAGGTGCATTTCGCTGAGCGGGAGGGGCGAAGCGGAACAGGAGCGGGTCACccaagagggggggaagcaaacagATGGGCAGCCAGCAGATGGGCCGCAAGCAGATGGACCGCAAGCATATGGGCAGCAAGCAGATGCGCCGCAAACAGATGGGCCGCAAGCAAATGGGAAGGGACACCCCGCCGAACTGAAGGACCCCCCGGAGAGAGAGcccaaggagaagaaaaagggccTCCCGTACGAACATTTCCACGGGGAAGATGACCCAATCAGCACGGATGAAGATGACGTTGCGAGCACGAAGGAAGACACGAATATGGTGAAGAACAAGGGATACCTAAGCAGCGACGATTTTGGGTACACGAGTGAGCAGGAAAAGGGGAGCTCCGCGGGAGGAAGTTCCCTCAACAGGTTTGCAGCGAAGAAgggtcaaaatggaaaggaaaaaacggagCAAACGGAGCAAACGGAGCAAACGGAGCAGGATGTGAAATCGAAGGACTCGGAGGACGCAAGCAACTATTGCGCAACTGTAGGAAACAACCTAAAGGAGCTAATAAAGATGAAGGACTGGGACCTGAACAAATGGCAACCAGTGATTGAGGACAGGTGTCTGCTCGACTGGCTAGTAAACATCCCCACggcggaagaagcagagAGGAAAGGAAAGAGAACCACATCGTATAATGTAAACAAGCTAGAAGAGctatggaaaaataaaaaagacgTGTATATAGATGAGCTAGATGGAGAGATTCTAAATGATGAACCCGTTAAGGTGGAGCTAAGGTATGAAGATGCCTACCATTACCAGTCCATCTTTGCACCCTTAATTCAGTTGGAAGCTGATTATGACAAATCGATTAAGGAGGGGCAGAAGCAGGCTAATGTGACCGTCCGGTGGGATATAGggttgaacaaaaaaagatatgcccattttatttacgtgaaggaggaaagTGAGTTAAGGTTGGTAGCAGGAGATGAGCTAAAGCTGTCCTACACATATCCTAACGGAACGGTGTGGAGTTGCGAAGGGCACATTTCCAGAATTCACAACACGGAGGAAATAGCCCTAGAGTTGAGAACCTCCAGTACGGCCAACGGGCCATGGGTAAACAACATAACCACTGGGTACGCCGTCGAGTTTGTGTGGAAAAGCACCGCGTACGATCGAATGCAGTTAGCGTTGAATGAGTTTGCGCAAAATTCCTACTCACTCAGTGGGTATTTGTACCATAAGCTACTTGGCCATGAAGTCTCAGAGGAGTCACTCAATTATTACAAAACGGCATTGAGCAGTCAAGTCCATGGGAAGAGGTCTCCCCCACGTATAGTAAATTACTCAGCCCCTAATTTAGCCGCACTTAATCACTCACAAATTGATGCTATAAAGAAAAGCTTAGTGTCTCCTTTATCCCTCATTCAAGGGCCACCAGGTACAGGGAAAACGCTAACGTGTGCCACTCTGGTGTACCATCTGTCTAAGACAAAGATGGGCAAAGTGTTAGTCACTGCCCCGAGTAACGTCGCTGTGGATCAGCTCTCTGTGAGGATCCACAAAACGGGGTTGAAGGTGGTACGGCTCTGTGCCAAGAGTAGGGAGTACGTCCCCAGCATTGCCGATTACCTCTACCTGCATAATCAAATGAAATTGCTCAAATCGGATATTGGAGAGGAGTTGAACAAGCTACTTgagctgaaggaggaagtTGGGGAGCTATCCCAGAAGGACGAAAGGAGATTAAAGAAGCTAATCTTTTTTGCAGAGTATAAAATACTGCTAGAGGCAGATGTGATATGTACCACCTGTGTGGGGGCCATGGACAAACGGTTGAAACGATTCCGGTTTAGTCAAGTGCTAGTTGATGAAGCGACGCAGTCAACAGAACCGGAGTGCTTAGTACCCCTCGTGACGGGGGCTAAGCAGATTGTACTCGTTGGAGACCACTGCCAGTTAGGTCCCATAATAGTTTGTAAAAAGGCAGCCAATGCAGGGTTGGGAAAGAGTCTTTTCGAACGATTAGTCATGTTGGGTATCACACCCTTCAGGTTAGAAGTCCAGTACCGTATGCACCCAGCGTTAAGTGAGTTCCCATCGTATGTCTTCTATGATGGTTGCCTCCAAAATGGTATTACACTAAAGGAGAGAGAATACCCTCTGAAGGACTTCCCATGGCCAAATCCAAAGTGCCccatgtttttttataactccACTGGGTTGGAGGAAATGTCCGCTTCAGGGACGAGCTACCTAAACAGAGCAGAAGCCTCCAACATGGAAAAGCTAGTCAGGACCCTCATCAGTTGTGGATTGAAGCCAACCCAGATAGGGGTAATAACACCGTATGAGGGGCAAAGGGCTTACATAACTTCCCTTTTCCAAAAGAATATTTCCTATCAACACTCCACAGAGATAGAGGTGGCCTCTGTGGATGCATTTCAGGGGAGAGAAAAGGACTTCATCCTCCTCTCTTGTGTTCGTTCgaacaaaaaattgggaatcGGTTTTTTAAATGACCCAAGGAGGTTAAACGTAGCTTTGACGAGGGCCAAGTATGGACTGATCATCTGTGGCAATGCGAAGGTGCTCTCCAGACACCACGTgatgataaagaaaatgcatAACTCGAATGAGACCATCACGAATGTTAACTCTGTGTGGATTAACCTCCTCAGCCAGTTTAAGAAGAAGGAACTCATCGTCGAGGGGTGCCTGTCCAATTTGAAGCCCATGAACATTCACATTCCGACCCCGATGAAGCAGCCCTCCAGGTACATCAACTTTAGTTACTTCCTGCCGAGTGAGCGGCCCCCCCGGGCGGGCGCCTTCCCCGGCAGGGGGAGCGgtagaagtggaagaagcggaagaagcggaagaagcggaagaagcggtgGGAGCGATAGCAGCGGTGGAAGTGGTGAGAGCGATGGGAGCCTCCCCGGCAGTGGCGACGGAAAGACCCAAAGCAGCAACACCTTTATGCACATGAACACGTCCAACCTGAGCTACTGCAGTGACGCGGTCATGAACAAGGAATTCCTCAGCTACATGCACCAAAGGCAAGTAGGCGGAGCGAAGCAGGGGGTAAAATCTTACGTAAACAATTTGAGTCAGCTCTCCCAATTTAATGAAGACTCTATAGTTAATAAAAACTCCCCAAGTGATAGCTTCCCCAATTATGAGCCTGCCCCTTCCCTTTCGCATAGCACGAAAAGTTATGCCAACCCAAATTTCCTGTGCTATAGTAACAGCGGTTTGAGTGAGGATAGGAACCATGTGGCCAACCACTTGGTGGACTCCTCCTTTAGAGAAAACTTCGGCGGAGGCAGCTTCGTGAGGAACTCAGATTTGTTCCCCTACCAGTTTTACTACGGCAATGACAGGGACGCCTCCAGTCTGCACAATGGGCAGGGCTCCCACGGGTCGCATCATACACGCAAACCGCGCATCGCTGGCGGCCACCACGGGGAGATTAAACAGAAACTAGCCAACACAGCAGATGTAAGGAGATACCGAAATAGAAATGTATGA
- a CDS encoding hypothetical protein (encoded by transcript PVX_094470A), translating into MDIEKCKCYYEILNVESTATVEEIKKSYKKIILQYHPDKNSHLSEEEQKRCTNIFRQVQEAYECLVDERRRKWYDRNRVRIIAGKESEEKREQSRQAGRRSGSAGSDRSGGSGGSFGGATSGVNLWEYFSSSCYEGFNDKDERSFYNVYRKLFEEIIKEENEELNMYNRYGRKGEKGENQVNAPSFGNSQSGGKQIDEFYSYWANFSTVKKFDYSYEYMKMFEQENRHVRRNLKKVAEKRSLKERKEFNENVRSLVEHLKKHDVRYLNRVVELAEEKRKRLEEKERQRREQILQRKLLFEQNEEKREDPGGEEASEEEQPCGYSSSSQQGHREAGKHRAGRGGQRNDDSYCEEGEAGGGDKDEDNPYGEIIYRCEVCRKNFKSMKQYSSHEKSKKHVSNFLKHAKRYALGGIFGAGGAESQGKRVDGQADDQMDDPMDDQMDDPMDDHMDDHMDGQMDDPMDDQMDDPMDDQMDDPMDDHMDDHMDGQMDAPNNPQSDNSEGRAPLGAPKSKAKKKKDKKGAAPEKNLPEWVNSASESSHLDEDVLSWYKGKKRNRNKLVHSTEEEGMPDATESLQREGSPQQDDSAQREGSPQQDDSAQQKAPSQAANETDSSDDYASSKRKKKSLKKKKKKEGVNRKENEEKDLEEPKEDSKDIRGKANSKSKIKESTKSLVCKMCRETFDSRNKLFAHIQKEGHAANKVVADVPAKVNKNKKGNKREKLP; encoded by the coding sequence ATGGATatagaaaaatgcaaatgctACTACGAAATATTAAACGTTGAAAGTACTGCGACGGTAGAGGAAATCAAAAagagttacaaaaaaattattcttcaGTACCACCCAGATAAGAACTCCCATTTGTCcgaggaggagcagaagaGGTGCACAAATATATTTCGGCAAGTTCAGGAGGCATATGAATGTTTGGTGGACgagcggaggaggaaatgGTACGACAGAAATCGGGTGCGAATCATTGCAGGAAAGGAAAGTGAGGAAAAGCGGGAGCAAAGCAGGCAagcaggaagaagaagtgggAGCGCCGGAAGTGATagaagcggtggaagtgGTGGAAGCTTCGGAGGAGCCACCTCGGGTGTAAACCTCTGGGAATATTTCAGCAGCAGTTGCTACGAAGGATTTAATGACAAAGATGAGAGGAGCTTTTACAATGTgtatagaaaattatttgaagaaataataaaagaggaaaatgaagagctaAATATGTATAACCGTTACGGTAGGAAGGgagagaagggggagaaccAAGTGAATGCTCCCTCCTTTGGGAACTCCCAAtcggggggaaaacaaatagATGAGTTTTACTCCTATTGGGCTAATTTCTCCAccgttaaaaaatttgactATTCGTAtgaatatatgaaaatgtttGAGCAAGAAAATAGACACGTAAGACGAAATTTGAAGAAAGTGGCTGAAAAGAGAAGCCtaaaggagaggaaggagTTCAACGAAAATGTGAGGTCTCTGGTGGAGCATTTGAAGAAACACGATGTGAGGTACCTCAACAGGGTTGTGGAGTTAGccgaggagaagaggaaacggctagaagaaaaggagaggcAGCGTAGAGAGCAGATACTTCAGAGGAAGCTGCTGTTTGAGCAGAATGAGGAGAAACGGGAGGaccccgggggggaggaagcatCGGAGGAGGAGCAACCCTGTGGCTATTCCTCGAGCAGCCAACAGGGCCACCGCGAAGCGGGGAAGCACCGTGCTGGTCGCGGGGGCCAACGGAACGACGACTCGTATtgtgaagagggagaagccgGGGGAGGCGACAAAGATGAGGACAACCCCTACGGCGAAATCATCTACCGGTGCGAAGTGTGCAGGAAGAACTTCAAAAGCATGAAGCAGTACAGCTCGCACGAGAAGTCCAAGAAGCACGTGAGCAACTTTTTGAAGCACGCCAAGAGGTATGCCTTGGGGGGCATTTTCGGCGCCGGGGGGGCCGAGTCGCAGGGTAAGCGGGTGGATGGGCAGGCGGACGATCAGATGGATGACCCGATGGATGATCAGATGGATGACCCGATGGATGATCATATGGATGATCATATGGACGGTCAGATGGACGACCCGATGGATGATCAGATGGATGACCCGATGGATGATCAGATGGACGACCCGATGGATGATCATATGGATGATCATATGGACGGTCAGATGGACGCCCCTAATAACCCACAAAGCGATAACTCGGAGGGGCGCGCTCCCCTGGGCGCCCCAAAGTcgaaggcgaaaaaaaagaaagacaaAAAGGGCGCGGCCCCAGAGAAGAACCTGCCCGAGTGGGTCAACTCCGCCTCGGAGTCCTCACACCTGGATGAAGACGTCTTGTCATGGTacaaagggaagaagcggaatcGAAACAAATTGGTGCATTCAACGGAAGAAGAGGGCATGCCAGACGCAACAGAAAGTTTGCAGCGGGAGGGGTCTCCTCAGCAGGACGATTCTGCACAGCGGGAGGGGTCGCCTCAGCAGGACGATTCTGCACAGCAGAAGGCCCCCTCGCAGGCCGCAAACGAAACGGACTCGAGCGACGACTATGCATCTTccaagcgaaaaaaaaaatcgctaaagaaaaaaaaaaaaaaagaaggtgtTAACAGGaaagaaaacgaagaaaaagaCTTGGAGGAGCCGAAGGAAGACAGTAAGGACATACGCGGAAAAGCAAATTcgaaaagtaaaattaaagaaagtACAAAAAGTCTGGTGTGTAAAATGTGCAGGGAAACATTTGACTCgcgaaataaattatttgcaCACATACAGAAGGAAGGGCACGCAGCAAATAAGGTTGTTGCTGACGTGCCTGCAAaggtgaataaaaataaaaagggcaACAAGAGGGAGAAACTGCCATAA
- a CDS encoding hypothetical protein, conserved (encoded by transcript PVX_094475A) — MVILPPPPRHLTIDRSQINIDEEWKQKHQCAFNRKKLKIPISKHNYEFILNGVTESALREKVLTLLNSPYENQSLNRDVIKILKKRYDVATKLGYRNWVDYSMSHFTSEKGKYNKLRDFFNLVKEKVDRDYARVSVNMGKLLRSGGGSQPSDRYGLPHDRGELRRDRMAPLRDKPTLHDWSYYHNKCANKPDEYFVNTFFPHGHVWKNFIEIVSRIYNFSYEEVREKGVTKKWPKGTLVYRIERRSANHSSGANTHVYESLARSRFGESPRREVPPGDSLLGYMYIVPYMEIKLRDYFRVPSMNCLSNTCLICPGHVVVDYKFIGTIPIEKKLFSCSEILTLFHEFGHAYHLLLLSRRYTLYRFSNMPLDYAEFFSHMSEHLVNNLSVLQALSNKADNNSKISEDIFKAIKFDSSRLANIFTHAVVDYEIHGLNPREFFASHLEGRAGVAHGKAHEQVHAQADGQPYDRAHADDSLAPFYNLIGSYLPYKIGPSYSIHSTSFPYHFSCYYAGSVLSYLLAEMRVLMNIPTADLSIKRNSSLVAFQKKFYAIVAEDFIGSSGWPGSSVIDRALANRHLLA; from the coding sequence ATGGTgatcctcccccccccccccagacACCTAACAATAGACAGGAGCCAAATAAACATAGACGAAGAATGGAAGCAGAAACACCAGTGCGCATTTAACAGGAAGAAGCTAAAAATACCGATAAGCAAGCACAACTATGAATTTATCCTAAACGGAGTAACCGAATCGGCGTTAAGGGAAAAGGTGTTGACTCTTCTGAACAGCCCATATGAAAATCAAAGCCTAAATAGAGACGTAATAAAAATTCTGAAGAAGAGGTACGATGTAGCGACGAAGCTTGGGTATAGAAACTGGGTGGACTATTCAATGTCTCATTTTACAAGTGAGAAGGGTAAGTACAACAAATTGAGGGACTTCTTTAACCTAGTTAAGGAGAAGGTGGATAGGGATTATGCGCGTGTGAGCGTTAACATGGGGAAGTTACTCCGTTCGGGGGGGGGCAGTCAACCGAGCGATCGGTATGGCCTTCCCCACGACAGAGGCGAATTGCGACGTGATAGAATGGCCCCTCTTCGGGATAAACCCACCTTGCACGACTGGAGCTACTACCACAACAAATGTGCGAACAAGCCAGACGAATACTTCGTGAATACCTTCTTCCCCCACGGGCACGTCTGGAAGAATTTCATCGAAATAGTCTCTCGGATTTACAACTTCTCCTATGAGGAGGTGCGAGAGAAGGGCGTTACGAAGAAGTGGCCCAAGGGGACTCTCGTGTATAGGATTGAACGGAGGAGTGCTAATCATAGCAGTGGTGCCAATACACACGTATACGAATCACTAGCACGAAGTCGATTTGGAGAGAGTCCCAGAAGGGAAGTCCCCCCCGGGGATAGTCTGCTAGGctatatgtatatagtaCCCTACATGGAGATAAAGCTTAGGGACTATTTTAGAGTGCCCTCCATGAACTGCCTATCGAATACCTGCCTGATATGCCCAGGACACGTAGTGGTTGACTACAAATTCATTGGGACCATACCAATAGAAAAAAAGCTCTTCAGTTGTTCAGAAATTTTAACCCTATTTCATGAATTTGGGCATGCCTATCATTTGTTGTTACTGTCTAGGAGGTATACCCTCTATCGTTTTTCGAACATGCCCTTGGATTATGCGGAGTTCTTTTCGCACATGAGTGAACACCTGGTGAATAACCTCAGCGTGTTGCAAGCGCTATCAAATAAGGCAGATAATAACTCCAAAATAAGTGAAGATATTTTCAAGGCCATTAAATTTGACTCCTCTCGGCTGGCCAACATCTTCACGCACGCGGTGGTGGACTACGAGATCCACGGGTTAAACCCTCGAGAGTTTTTCGCCAGCCATTTGGAGGGTCGCGCGGGAGTGGCACACGGGAAGGCACACGAGCAGGTACATGCGCAGGCAGATGGGCAGCCATATGACCGCGCTCATGCCGATGATTCGCTGGCCCCTTTTTACAACCTCATTGGAAGCTACCTTCCCTACAAAATTGGGCCCAGCTATTCCATACACTCGACCAGCTTCCCCTATCACTTTTCCTGTTACTACGCGGGCTCCGTTTTGAGCTACCTGTTGGCGGAGATGCGGGTCCTCATGAACATCCCCACTGCGGACTTGTCCATCAAGCGGAACAGTTCTCTCGTTGCTTTTCAGAAAAAGTTTTACGCCATTGTGGCGGAGGATTTCATTGGCTCGTCTGGCTGGCCTGGCTCCTCCGTGATCGACCGCGCGCTGGCGAACAGGCATTTGCTGGCCTGA
- a CDS encoding hypothetical protein (encoded by transcript PVX_094480A), with protein MNSGSKFIINKCIFLIFSKISPMLCGAEKRKLHDEIVEHVKSSKLISYPVDKTCINLFFISKEIDKLISARSAVVSGGDQKRSHTTLQSCLNLYYFLITCAKLKKITFVHKKVLEYVEQRIATSLQITGVESADEKYIPYSIHIKNEKSVSHLVAELGADCAAYLKKINGVKIR; from the coding sequence ATGAACTCAGGAAGTAAgttcattataaataaatgcatttttctgattttttcgaaaatatCGCCCATGCTATGTGGggcggaaaaaagaaaactgcATGACGAAATTGTGGAGCACGTGAAGAGTTCCAAGCTGATCAGCTATCCTGTAGACAAAACAtgcataaatttatttttcatatcgAAAGAAATTGACAAGCTGATCAGTGCGCGAAGTGCAGTCGTATCGGGGGGTGACCAGAAAAGAAGCCACACCACTCTGCAGAGCTGCTTAAATTTGTATTACTTCCTAATCACATGTGCAAAGTTGAAGAAGATCACTTTTGTGCACAAGAAAGTTCTTGAATATGTGGAGCAGAGAATTGCCACGAGTCTACAAATCACGGGGGTCGAAAGCGCGGATGAGAAATACATCCCGTATAGCAtccacataaaaaatgagaaatcGGTTAGCCACTTGGTGGCCGAGCTGGGCGCAGACTGCGCCGCgtatttgaagaaaatcaACGGCGTTAAGATAAGGTGA
- a CDS encoding hypothetical protein, conserved (encoded by transcript PVX_094485A), which translates to MNDNNAHLLQFYDVYKDNRTKWGIGLNKLNIHIENYKSNRTKLFLYVLWNILIFIYMLEFFVNLFFLLCISHGNLVSTSILSFSLLDSILVILLTSQGVHAYSKDKSIELHKCAKYFHVLSIWCSVKLLLYVFVAILSFALLPSEKLNRLFYFYGTKGLYFNYFIEIVITVNVVKAVLTFFTGQKVQYIFSCIRTSTILKSKIRKDLEKQSFLFEDHTYGTFMTDLRE; encoded by the exons atgaacgATAACAACGCGCACCTACTTCAATTCTATGATGTGTATAAAGACAACAgaaccaaatggggaatcGGATTAAACAAATTGAACATCCATATAGAAAACTACAAATCAAACAGAAcgaaattatttctttacGTACTATGGAACAtcctcatttttatatatatgcttgaGTTTTTcgtgaatttatttttcctcctttgtaTCTCACATGGTAATCTCGTGAGCACAAGtatcctttccttttctctcttGGATTCAATTTTAGTTATCCTTTTGACAAGCCAAGGAGTACATGCTTACTCGAAGGACAAGTCGATAGAATTACACAAGTGCGCCAAATATTTCCATGTCTTGAGCATTTGGTGCTCCGTCAAGTTGCTTCTCTACGTCTTCGTGGCGATTCTATCCTTTGCTCTCCTCCCCAGCGAGAAGCTCAACCGCCTTTTTTACTTCTATGGCACCAAGGGGCTTTACTTTAACTACTTCATAGAGATAGTCATAACTGTGAATGTGGTCAAAGCGGTGCTAACCTTCTTCACGG gcCAAAAGGTCCAGTACATCTTCAGCTGCATCAGGACGTCCACCATCCTGAAGAGCAAAATTCGCAAAGACCTCGAGAAGCAGTCCTTCCTATTTGAAGACCACACCTACGGGACATTCATGACCGACCTGCGCGAGTGA